The following proteins are encoded in a genomic region of Montipora foliosa isolate CH-2021 chromosome 10, ASM3666993v2, whole genome shotgun sequence:
- the LOC137973348 gene encoding dynein light chain Tctex-type 5-B-like produces the protein MDDHTSRARSNSSASSLFFPTPKIPPQKGNFLMTYFSCPVGSVEQASSTHSAVRPRGTAAITENTYKMEPDICFSVAEVRAIILQHLQSLESQKYDAKLCRELAKAMSNSIMSDLKMLECTRFKFVCTVTIGQNKGQGIRIASRSVWNTDSDRFVSESFRNESLFAVGVVFGVYKE, from the coding sequence ATGGATGACCATACATCTCGTGCAAGAAGTAATTCCAGTGCTTCAAGTTTGTTCTTTCCTACGCCAAAGATTCCGCCGCAAAAAGGCAATTTCCTCATGACATATTTCTCTTGTCCAGTTGGTTCCGTCGAACAAGCGTCGTCCACTCATTCTGCTGTCAGACCAAGGGGAACAGCAGCTATTACCGAGAACACTTACAAGATGGAGCCTGACATATGCTTTAGCGTAGCTGAGGTTAGAGCGATTATTTTACAACATCTTCAATCGCTTGAATCGCAAAAGTACGACGCCAAGTTGTGTAGGGAGCTGGCGAAGGCAATGTCCAATTCCATCATGAGTGATTTGAAAATGTTGGAATGCACACGATTCAAGTTTGTCTGCACCGTGACAATTGGACAAAACAAAGGACAGGGGATTCGCATAGCGAGTCGATCAGTGTGGAATACTGATTCGGATCGATTTGTCTCTGAAAGCTTCAGGAACGAATCGCTTTTCGCCGTCGGAGTTGTGTTCGGGGTTTACAAGGAATGA